One Lysinibacillus fusiformis genomic window carries:
- a CDS encoding cysteine hydrolase family protein, translating to MNQALLVIDAQQELIDGNQDEKEVFQKKSLIEHINSVINQALDAEATIIFVRDKDVANGQGPGFQVHNEIKIPTSTAIFIDKEATNAFYKTELLQYLKEKQITHLVIMGCKTEHCIDTAVRTATVHAFDVTLVGDGHSTTDSKVLSAEEIIAHHNNLLHGHYNVDNFSVVRNAQEHLFEPNHDQYR from the coding sequence TTGAATCAAGCATTATTAGTGATTGATGCCCAACAAGAATTGATAGATGGTAATCAAGATGAAAAAGAAGTATTTCAGAAAAAAAGTTTAATTGAGCATATCAATAGCGTTATCAATCAAGCATTAGATGCAGAGGCCACTATTATATTTGTAAGGGATAAGGATGTAGCGAACGGCCAAGGGCCTGGTTTTCAAGTTCACAATGAAATAAAAATTCCAACTAGTACTGCCATTTTCATAGACAAAGAGGCCACTAATGCTTTTTACAAAACGGAATTGCTGCAATATTTAAAAGAAAAACAAATCACTCATCTAGTTATCATGGGTTGTAAGACAGAACACTGTATCGATACAGCTGTGAGAACAGCTACGGTTCACGCTTTTGATGTAACGCTCGTAGGGGACGGGCATTCGACGACAGATTCTAAGGTTTTGTCTGCCGAAGAAATAATCGCCCACCATAATAATCTCCTTCATGGACATTACAATGTAGACAATTTTTCTGTTGTCAGAAATGCGCAAGAACATTTATTTGAGCCTAACCATGATCAATATCGTTAA
- a CDS encoding YoaP domain-containing protein: MFWTIFGLFYNGKFIKYEIMSPHNFDKLLLNLQLEQC; this comes from the coding sequence ATGTTTTGGACAATTTTTGGATTGTTTTATAATGGAAAATTTATTAAGTATGAAATTATGAGTCCTCATAATTTTGATAAACTACTATTAAATCTACAATTAGAACAATGTTAG
- a CDS encoding glycosyltransferase, producing MFDRFVKDVPNEEVKFSVIIPAHNEENYIGECLDSILKACEPFKNQIEVIVVLNRCTDRTEEIAKSFNCITLINNDKNLSKIRNAGAEIARGEIIITIDADTRMTKHVLSDVEKQLATNEYIGGGVNGEFERISLGIIVSTILLIVPLLCKYGFISVGVFWCYRKDFQAIHGFNENMLMAEDADFAKRLKQWGKKNGKKYGTIKNGMITSCRRFDKHGDWVLLKRPKMIIAYLKGNDRKSADEAYYEDQGR from the coding sequence ATGTTTGACAGGTTTGTAAAAGATGTTCCAAATGAGGAAGTGAAATTTTCCGTTATAATTCCTGCTCATAATGAAGAAAATTACATTGGCGAATGCTTGGATTCAATCTTGAAAGCGTGTGAACCCTTTAAAAATCAAATCGAAGTCATTGTAGTACTAAATCGTTGTACAGATAGAACTGAGGAAATTGCAAAATCCTTCAATTGTATAACATTAATTAATAATGATAAAAATTTATCTAAAATAAGGAATGCGGGCGCTGAAATTGCCAGAGGTGAAATAATCATTACGATAGATGCTGATACTAGGATGACGAAGCATGTGCTATCGGACGTAGAAAAGCAGTTAGCAACGAATGAATATATTGGGGGCGGTGTAAATGGGGAATTTGAAAGGATTTCTCTAGGAATCATTGTTTCTACCATTCTGTTAATCGTGCCGCTGCTTTGTAAATATGGGTTTATATCTGTAGGCGTCTTCTGGTGCTATAGAAAAGATTTTCAAGCCATTCATGGTTTTAATGAAAATATGCTAATGGCAGAAGATGCTGACTTTGCTAAACGACTAAAACAATGGGGCAAGAAAAATGGTAAGAAATACGGAACAATCAAGAATGGAATGATCACTTCGTGCAGAAGATTTGACAAGCACGGAGATTGGGTGTTACTTAAACGGCCAAAAATGATTATAGCCTATCTAAAAGGGAATGACCGAAAATCTGCAGATGAAGCTTATTATGAAGATCAAGGCAGGTAA
- a CDS encoding Ger(x)C family spore germination protein yields the protein MTLLLLISLSLLLSSCWSKRELNELAIVVAVGVDKVDDAYEVSVQIVNPSEVSSNKPSSGQSPVITFYAKGDSVFEAVRKMTTLTPRKAYFAHLQVLVVGEKLAKEGISQTLDLLSRDQEIRNNFDVIVSHQATAKEILNVLTPIEKIPANKIINSLAGSEKAWGSTLSVNVEDLVNALSSIGKSTVLPAIEIQGDTQLGIDKTNVERIKTPVILEYVGLVVFKEDKLMGLLTEEESRSFNFLKDKIKSTVEIISCPEQGKLTTEITKSTTKIKGKFEHGTPKINVEITIEQNVGDVECAINLTENKSIAYINKKTAKLIKDRIEKTLMTIQKNYQVDVIGFGEILYREDHKEWKKIKDEWPTIFPDLAVNVEVKVNTSGLGTMNNSMLHYD from the coding sequence ATGACATTGTTATTACTTATTTCACTCAGCTTATTGTTAAGTAGTTGTTGGAGTAAACGAGAATTAAATGAATTAGCTATTGTTGTAGCTGTAGGTGTCGATAAAGTAGATGATGCATATGAAGTTTCTGTGCAAATTGTTAATCCTAGTGAGGTATCATCAAACAAACCTTCTAGTGGGCAATCACCAGTAATCACTTTCTATGCAAAAGGAGATTCAGTATTTGAAGCGGTAAGGAAAATGACGACATTAACTCCAAGGAAGGCTTATTTTGCACATCTTCAAGTACTTGTAGTTGGCGAAAAACTAGCGAAAGAGGGCATCAGTCAAACACTAGATTTATTATCGCGAGACCAAGAAATTAGAAATAATTTTGATGTCATCGTATCTCATCAAGCTACTGCTAAAGAAATTTTAAATGTATTAACTCCTATCGAAAAAATACCTGCAAATAAAATAATAAATTCTTTAGCTGGATCTGAAAAAGCTTGGGGTTCTACATTATCTGTAAATGTAGAAGACTTGGTAAATGCCCTTAGTAGTATAGGAAAAAGTACTGTTTTACCTGCCATTGAAATACAGGGTGATACACAATTAGGTATAGATAAAACCAATGTAGAAAGAATTAAAACCCCCGTCATATTGGAGTATGTGGGCTTAGTTGTATTTAAAGAAGATAAATTAATGGGACTTTTAACAGAAGAGGAAAGTAGAAGCTTTAATTTTTTGAAAGATAAAATTAAAAGTACCGTTGAAATTATTTCTTGCCCCGAACAAGGGAAACTAACAACAGAAATTACAAAATCAACAACGAAGATTAAGGGGAAGTTTGAACATGGTACGCCAAAAATTAATGTTGAGATTACTATAGAGCAAAATGTGGGTGACGTTGAATGTGCCATTAATCTAACTGAAAACAAAAGCATTGCGTACATCAATAAAAAAACTGCAAAATTGATTAAGGATCGAATTGAAAAAACATTGATGACCATTCAAAAAAATTATCAGGTAGACGTAATAGGATTTGGAGAAATACTTTATCGCGAAGATCACAAAGAATGGAAAAAGATTAAAGACGAATGGCCGACAATATTTCCAGATTTGGCTGTCAATGTTGAAGTCAAAGTCAACACAAGTGGATTGGGCACTATGAATAACTCAATGTTACATTATGATTAA
- a CDS encoding amidohydrolase family protein: MKIFDTHLHIINPEFPLIENQGYLPDAFTCEDYIHAVTDLNVIGGAIVSGSFQLFDQSYLIDALQTLGNNFVGVTQLPYDTSDDEIIKLNELGVKALRFNVNRGGSEDVSRLDYFARRVHELVNWHTELYINSNDLPSIMKIVEKLPAVSIDHLGLSKGGLPNLFALVDKGVRVKATGFGRIDFNASEAISTIYAINPDALMFGTDLPSTRAKRPFQYSDIELIKNSLGEEAVNKVLYKNALDWYMR; the protein is encoded by the coding sequence ATGAAAATTTTTGACACACATTTACATATTATTAATCCGGAATTTCCATTGATAGAAAATCAGGGCTATTTGCCGGATGCTTTTACTTGCGAAGATTATATACATGCTGTAACTGATTTAAATGTAATAGGTGGTGCTATCGTTTCAGGTTCTTTTCAACTGTTTGATCAATCTTATTTAATAGATGCGTTACAAACTCTTGGTAACAACTTTGTCGGCGTAACTCAGCTACCTTATGATACGAGCGATGATGAAATTATCAAACTGAATGAACTAGGGGTGAAAGCTCTTCGTTTTAATGTGAATCGTGGTGGTTCAGAGGATGTATCCCGTTTAGATTATTTTGCAAGAAGAGTACACGAGTTAGTTAATTGGCATACAGAGCTCTACATTAATTCGAACGATTTACCAAGTATCATGAAAATCGTAGAAAAACTCCCGGCAGTTTCAATTGACCATCTTGGTTTATCAAAAGGTGGACTTCCTAACCTATTTGCTTTAGTGGACAAGGGTGTTAGAGTAAAAGCGACAGGTTTTGGGCGAATTGATTTTAACGCTAGTGAAGCAATTAGCACGATTTATGCTATAAATCCTGACGCGTTAATGTTTGGAACAGATTTACCTTCAACAAGAGCGAAAAGACCCTTCCAATATTCGGATATCGAACTGATAAAAAATAGTCTTGGAGAAGAAGCCGTAAATAAGGTGCTTTATAAAAATGCGCTTGATTGGTATATGAGGTAA
- a CDS encoding PH domain-containing protein has product MGTIPLFPIYKEASLSIIISIFTICIFSLGFIVWYGTSISYVFCEGYLLIKGGPFKSKIAYQNITKISTTTDGFTGYRISSSDKGLELFLKSTTLESIKILPNDKMKFITELRKRCPNTQIQNFE; this is encoded by the coding sequence ATGGGTACTATACCACTGTTTCCCATTTATAAGGAAGCATCATTATCAATTATAATTTCAATATTTACTATCTGTATTTTTTCATTAGGTTTTATAGTGTGGTACGGAACTTCTATTAGTTATGTTTTCTGTGAAGGTTATCTATTAATTAAAGGTGGACCATTCAAAAGTAAAATTGCGTATCAAAACATAACAAAGATTTCTACAACGACAGATGGATTCACAGGTTATCGAATTTCATCGTCTGATAAGGGACTGGAATTATTTTTGAAATCAACAACCCTCGAAAGTATAAAGATTTTGCCAAATGATAAAATGAAGTTCATTACCGAATTAAGAAAACGATGTCCTAATACACAGATTCAAAACTTTGAGTAA